The Klebsiella africana sequence CCATGCCCTTTCCCGGCTGCGCAGCGCCCTCAACGATCCGCTGTTCTATCGCGAAGGGCACCGGATGTGCCCCAGCGTCTATGCCAGCCAGCTGGCGCCCTCTATTGCTTCGGCGCTGAAGTTTCTCAACCAGGAGCTGACCCCGCCGGCGGCGTTTGTGCCGGCCGCCAGCACCGACTGCATGCAGATTGCGATCACCGATTTCACCGCGTTCTGCGTCTTTCCGACGCTGATGCACCACCTGCAGCGTGAGGCGCCCGGGCTGCGGTTTGAACTCCGTTATCTGCCCCACAGCCCGGCGCTGACCGAGCTGCTGGCGGGCGAGGTCGACCTGGCCCTCGGGTTCAATACCCCTGACGAGCCAGCCCATCCCGATCTGGAGGAGATTAACTGGCTGCGGGACGAATATGTGGTCATCAGCCAGGCCGACCGGACGGCGCTGACCCTCGACGCCTACCTTGCGGCCCGTCATCTGGTGGTGACCCCGTGGAAT is a genomic window containing:
- a CDS encoding LysR family transcriptional regulator, whose protein sequence is MNIMHPALRRIDLNLLPVFDAVYRSRSVRLAAEELAMSTSALSHALSRLRSALNDPLFYREGHRMCPSVYASQLAPSIASALKFLNQELTPPAAFVPAASTDCMQIAITDFTAFCVFPTLMHHLQREAPGLRFELRYLPHSPALTELLAGEVDLALGFNTPDEPAHPDLEEINWLRDEYVVISQADRTALTLDAYLAARHLVVTPWNEQQGVLDCELERQGYSRQVAMKTPSMLSAPFIIEQSDLLMALPRRAAETLARAARLTIFPLPFPVPPFDVKIYAHQRSGKREATRWLISLLQTLVGESAAS